One genomic window of Paramormyrops kingsleyae isolate MSU_618 chromosome 22, PKINGS_0.4, whole genome shotgun sequence includes the following:
- the LOC111856312 gene encoding choline transporter-like protein 2 isoform X3: MELDYKNPDKKYGEPKKFDPTFRGPIHNRGCTDIICCILFILAILGYFAVGILAWSQGDPRKVIYPTDSRGQFCGQVGTPLEKKPNLFYFNIMKCASPLVLLELQCPTTQICVEKCPDRFIALMQAQKTVDMAYYKSYCVGDVDVSNMAATEILKDGLCPSMLLPSKPVTRRCFPAFGEKNGVLVVGNNTQFSDQQGTTINAVDLVNGARNATIVKEARQLAMKIFQDYTQSWYWILIGLVVAMIISLVFIVLLRFLAGVMVWVMIVMVILLIGYGIFHCYMEYASLKDQQGANITLKELGLQTDLTVYLQIRQTWLAFMIVLCIVEVVIILLLIFLRKRICIAIALIKEASRAIGYVMSSLFYPLLTFALLAVVIAYWAVTAIFLSTSNEAVYKVFNDTACSYSRQTCSPENFSTSLVKATCPSAKCLFAFYGGESPYHKYLIVLQFYNLFLFFWCANFVTALGQMTLAGAFASYYWAFKKPDDMPAFPIFASLGRALRYHTGSLAFGSLILAIIQVIRVLLEYLDHKLKGAQNRCVKFLLCCLKCCFWCLEKFIKFLNRNAYIMVALYGKNFCTSARDAFFLLMRNVIRVAVLDKVTDFLLFLGKLLIVGAVGILSFFFFSGKIKGTDNVVPHLNYYWVPILTLVVGSYLIAHGFFSVYAMCVDTLFLCFLEDLERNDGSPERPYLMSDNLLKVLKKKNSSAEGQ, encoded by the exons GAGAGCCGAAGAAGTTTGATCCTACATTCAGAGGGCCCATACACAACAG GGGCTGCACTGACATCATTTGCTGCATCCTATTTATTTTGGCCATATTGGGTTATTTTGCAGTGGGAATTCTGG CATGGTCTCAGGGGGACCCCAGGAAGGTCATCTACCCCacggacagcagggggcagttcTGTGGGCAAGTTGGTACCCCTCTGGA GAAGAAACCCAATCTGTTCTACTTCAACATCATGAAATGTGCCAGCCCACTGGTTCTACTGGAGCTTCAGTGTCCAACCACACAG ATCTGTGTGGAGAAGTGTCCAGACCGCTTTATTGCTCTGATGCAAGCCCAGAAGACGGTGGATATGGCTTACTACAAATCGTACTGCGTGGGAGACGTGGATGTTTCCAATATG GCAGCGACGGAAATCCTGAAGGACGGGCTTTGTCCCTCGATGCTCCTTCCCAGCAAACCCG TGACCCGCAGGTGCTTCCCTGCTTTTGGCGAAAAGAACGGAGTCCTCGTCGTGGGCAACAACACCCAATTCAGTGACCAACAAGGGACAACCATAAATGCCGTTGACCTTGTCAATGGTGCCAG GAATGCTACAATAGTTAAAGAGGCCCGACAACTGGCCATGAAGATCTTCCAAGATTACACTCAATCCTGGTACTGGATACTCAT TGGGTTGGTGGTGGCCATGATAATCAGCCTCGTCTTCATCGTTCTCCTGCGCTTCCTGGCGGGAGTGATGGTGTGGGTTATGATCGTCATGGTCATCCTGCTCATCGGCTATG GCATCTTTCACTGCTACATGGAGTACGCCAGCCTGAAGGACCAGCAGGGAGCCAACATCACCCTTAAAGAGTTGGGCCTCCAGACTGACCTCACCGTCTACCTGCAGATCCGCCAGACGTGGCTGGCCTTCA TGATCGTCCTCTGCATCGTGGAAGTGGTCATTATACTCCTGCTGATTTTCCTCAGGAAGAGAATCTGTATCGCCATTGCGCTCATCAAGGAAGCCAGCAG GGCCATTGGCTATGTGATGTCATCCCTCTTCTACCCTCTCTTGACCTTTGCCCTACTTGCGGTGGTGATCGCGTACTGGGCTGTCACTGCCAT CTTCCTGTCCACTTCCAACGAGGCGGTCTATAAAGTGTTCAACGACACGGCGTGCAGTTACTCTCGGCAGACCTGCAGTCCGGAG AACTTCAGCACTTCTCTGGTCAAAGCCACGTGTCCCAGCGCCAAGTGCCTGTTTGCCTTTTACGGGGGCGAGAGTCCTTACCACAAATATCTGATCGTGCTTCAGTTCTACaacctcttcctcttcttctggTGTGCCAACTTCGTGACGGCACTGGGTCAGATGACCTTGGCTGGTGCCTTTGCCTCCTACTATTGGGCCTTCAAGAAGCCGGATGACATGCCTGCATTCCCCATATTCGCATCCTTGGGCCGAGCACTCAG GTACCACACTGGCTCTCTTGCCTTCGGTTCCCTGATCCTGGCCATCATCCAAGTGATCCGGGTTCTGCTGGAGTACCTGGACCACAAGCTGAAAG GAGCCCAGAACAGATGCGTGAAGTTTCTGCTTTGCTGCCTGAAGTGTTGCTTCTGGTGCCTGGAGAAGTTCATCAAGTTCCTCAACAGAAATGCTTATATCATG GTGGCGTTATATGGTAAAAACTTTTGCACCTCGGCGCGGGACGCTTTCTTCCTCCTGATGAGAAACGTAATCAG GGTCGCTGTGCTGGACAAAGTAACGGACTTCCTGTTGTTTTTAGGCAAGCTTCTTATTGTTGGAGCCGTGG GGATACtttctttcttcttcttctccggGAAGATAAAGGGAACTGACAATGTGGTGCCACATCTCAACTATTACTGGGTTCCCATACTG ACACTGGTCGTGGGCTCCTACCTTATTGCACATGGTTTCTTCAGCGTTTACGCCATGTGTGTGGACACActcttcctctgtttct tggaagACCTGGAGAGGAATGACGGCAGTCCGGAACGTCCCTACTTGATGTCCGATAACCTTCTCAAAGTGCTCAAGAAGAAGAACAGCAGTGCGGAGGGCCAGTGA
- the LOC111856312 gene encoding choline transporter-like protein 2 isoform X4 — protein MPEEYYGKNGEPKKFDPTFRGPIHNRGCTDIICCILFILAILGYFAVGILAWSQGDPRKVIYPTDSRGQFCGQVGTPLEKKPNLFYFNIMKCASPLVLLELQCPTTQICVEKCPDRFIALMQAQKTVDMAYYKSYCVGDVDVSNMAATEILKDGLCPSMLLPSKPVTRRCFPAFGEKNGVLVVGNNTQFSDQQGTTINAVDLVNGARNATIVKEARQLAMKIFQDYTQSWYWILIGLVVAMIISLVFIVLLRFLAGVMVWVMIVMVILLIGYGIFHCYMEYASLKDQQGANITLKELGLQTDLTVYLQIRQTWLAFMIVLCIVEVVIILLLIFLRKRICIAIALIKEASRAIGYVMSSLFYPLLTFALLAVVIAYWAVTAIFLSTSNEAVYKVFNDTACSYSRQTCSPENFSTSLVKATCPSAKCLFAFYGGESPYHKYLIVLQFYNLFLFFWCANFVTALGQMTLAGAFASYYWAFKKPDDMPAFPIFASLGRALRYHTGSLAFGSLILAIIQVIRVLLEYLDHKLKGAQNRCVKFLLCCLKCCFWCLEKFIKFLNRNAYIMVALYGKNFCTSARDAFFLLMRNVIRVAVLDKVTDFLLFLGKLLIVGAVGILSFFFFSGKIKGTDNVVPHLNYYWVPILTLVVGSYLIAHGFFSVYAMCVDTLFLCFLEDLERNDGSPERPYLMSDNLLKVLKKKNSSAEGQ, from the exons ATGCCTGAGGAATACTATGGGAAGAACG GAGAGCCGAAGAAGTTTGATCCTACATTCAGAGGGCCCATACACAACAG GGGCTGCACTGACATCATTTGCTGCATCCTATTTATTTTGGCCATATTGGGTTATTTTGCAGTGGGAATTCTGG CATGGTCTCAGGGGGACCCCAGGAAGGTCATCTACCCCacggacagcagggggcagttcTGTGGGCAAGTTGGTACCCCTCTGGA GAAGAAACCCAATCTGTTCTACTTCAACATCATGAAATGTGCCAGCCCACTGGTTCTACTGGAGCTTCAGTGTCCAACCACACAG ATCTGTGTGGAGAAGTGTCCAGACCGCTTTATTGCTCTGATGCAAGCCCAGAAGACGGTGGATATGGCTTACTACAAATCGTACTGCGTGGGAGACGTGGATGTTTCCAATATG GCAGCGACGGAAATCCTGAAGGACGGGCTTTGTCCCTCGATGCTCCTTCCCAGCAAACCCG TGACCCGCAGGTGCTTCCCTGCTTTTGGCGAAAAGAACGGAGTCCTCGTCGTGGGCAACAACACCCAATTCAGTGACCAACAAGGGACAACCATAAATGCCGTTGACCTTGTCAATGGTGCCAG GAATGCTACAATAGTTAAAGAGGCCCGACAACTGGCCATGAAGATCTTCCAAGATTACACTCAATCCTGGTACTGGATACTCAT TGGGTTGGTGGTGGCCATGATAATCAGCCTCGTCTTCATCGTTCTCCTGCGCTTCCTGGCGGGAGTGATGGTGTGGGTTATGATCGTCATGGTCATCCTGCTCATCGGCTATG GCATCTTTCACTGCTACATGGAGTACGCCAGCCTGAAGGACCAGCAGGGAGCCAACATCACCCTTAAAGAGTTGGGCCTCCAGACTGACCTCACCGTCTACCTGCAGATCCGCCAGACGTGGCTGGCCTTCA TGATCGTCCTCTGCATCGTGGAAGTGGTCATTATACTCCTGCTGATTTTCCTCAGGAAGAGAATCTGTATCGCCATTGCGCTCATCAAGGAAGCCAGCAG GGCCATTGGCTATGTGATGTCATCCCTCTTCTACCCTCTCTTGACCTTTGCCCTACTTGCGGTGGTGATCGCGTACTGGGCTGTCACTGCCAT CTTCCTGTCCACTTCCAACGAGGCGGTCTATAAAGTGTTCAACGACACGGCGTGCAGTTACTCTCGGCAGACCTGCAGTCCGGAG AACTTCAGCACTTCTCTGGTCAAAGCCACGTGTCCCAGCGCCAAGTGCCTGTTTGCCTTTTACGGGGGCGAGAGTCCTTACCACAAATATCTGATCGTGCTTCAGTTCTACaacctcttcctcttcttctggTGTGCCAACTTCGTGACGGCACTGGGTCAGATGACCTTGGCTGGTGCCTTTGCCTCCTACTATTGGGCCTTCAAGAAGCCGGATGACATGCCTGCATTCCCCATATTCGCATCCTTGGGCCGAGCACTCAG GTACCACACTGGCTCTCTTGCCTTCGGTTCCCTGATCCTGGCCATCATCCAAGTGATCCGGGTTCTGCTGGAGTACCTGGACCACAAGCTGAAAG GAGCCCAGAACAGATGCGTGAAGTTTCTGCTTTGCTGCCTGAAGTGTTGCTTCTGGTGCCTGGAGAAGTTCATCAAGTTCCTCAACAGAAATGCTTATATCATG GTGGCGTTATATGGTAAAAACTTTTGCACCTCGGCGCGGGACGCTTTCTTCCTCCTGATGAGAAACGTAATCAG GGTCGCTGTGCTGGACAAAGTAACGGACTTCCTGTTGTTTTTAGGCAAGCTTCTTATTGTTGGAGCCGTGG GGATACtttctttcttcttcttctccggGAAGATAAAGGGAACTGACAATGTGGTGCCACATCTCAACTATTACTGGGTTCCCATACTG ACACTGGTCGTGGGCTCCTACCTTATTGCACATGGTTTCTTCAGCGTTTACGCCATGTGTGTGGACACActcttcctctgtttct tggaagACCTGGAGAGGAATGACGGCAGTCCGGAACGTCCCTACTTGATGTCCGATAACCTTCTCAAAGTGCTCAAGAAGAAGAACAGCAGTGCGGAGGGCCAGTGA
- the LOC111856312 gene encoding choline transporter-like protein 2 isoform X1, which yields MELDYKNPDKKYGEPKKFDPTFRGPIHNRGCTDIICCILFILAILGYFAVGILAWSQGDPRKVIYPTDSRGQFCGQVGTPLEKKPNLFYFNIMKCASPLVLLELQCPTTQICVEKCPDRFIALMQAQKTVDMAYYKSYCVGDVDVSNMAATEILKDGLCPSMLLPSKPVTRRCFPAFGEKNGVLVVGNNTQFSDQQGTTINAVDLVNGARNATIVKEARQLAMKIFQDYTQSWYWILIGLVVAMIISLVFIVLLRFLAGVMVWVMIVMVILLIGYGIFHCYMEYASLKDQQGANITLKELGLQTDLTVYLQIRQTWLAFMIVLCIVEVVIILLLIFLRKRICIAIALIKEASRAIGYVMSSLFYPLLTFALLAVVIAYWAVTAIFLSTSNEAVYKVFNDTACSYSRQTCSPENFSTSLVKATCPSAKCLFAFYGGESPYHKYLIVLQFYNLFLFFWCANFVTALGQMTLAGAFASYYWAFKKPDDMPAFPIFASLGRALRYHTGSLAFGSLILAIIQVIRVLLEYLDHKLKGAQNRCVKFLLCCLKCCFWCLEKFIKFLNRNAYIMVALYGKNFCTSARDAFFLLMRNVIRVAVLDKVTDFLLFLGKLLIVGAVGILSFFFFSGKIKGTDNVVPHLNYYWVPILTLVVGSYLIAHGFFSVYAMCVDTLFLCFCEDLERNDGSEERPYFMSPKLRDILLEGGAPTDEKGERDGQREEMASRPEHLVSGGATAVTSGSIAPEPRQT from the exons GAGAGCCGAAGAAGTTTGATCCTACATTCAGAGGGCCCATACACAACAG GGGCTGCACTGACATCATTTGCTGCATCCTATTTATTTTGGCCATATTGGGTTATTTTGCAGTGGGAATTCTGG CATGGTCTCAGGGGGACCCCAGGAAGGTCATCTACCCCacggacagcagggggcagttcTGTGGGCAAGTTGGTACCCCTCTGGA GAAGAAACCCAATCTGTTCTACTTCAACATCATGAAATGTGCCAGCCCACTGGTTCTACTGGAGCTTCAGTGTCCAACCACACAG ATCTGTGTGGAGAAGTGTCCAGACCGCTTTATTGCTCTGATGCAAGCCCAGAAGACGGTGGATATGGCTTACTACAAATCGTACTGCGTGGGAGACGTGGATGTTTCCAATATG GCAGCGACGGAAATCCTGAAGGACGGGCTTTGTCCCTCGATGCTCCTTCCCAGCAAACCCG TGACCCGCAGGTGCTTCCCTGCTTTTGGCGAAAAGAACGGAGTCCTCGTCGTGGGCAACAACACCCAATTCAGTGACCAACAAGGGACAACCATAAATGCCGTTGACCTTGTCAATGGTGCCAG GAATGCTACAATAGTTAAAGAGGCCCGACAACTGGCCATGAAGATCTTCCAAGATTACACTCAATCCTGGTACTGGATACTCAT TGGGTTGGTGGTGGCCATGATAATCAGCCTCGTCTTCATCGTTCTCCTGCGCTTCCTGGCGGGAGTGATGGTGTGGGTTATGATCGTCATGGTCATCCTGCTCATCGGCTATG GCATCTTTCACTGCTACATGGAGTACGCCAGCCTGAAGGACCAGCAGGGAGCCAACATCACCCTTAAAGAGTTGGGCCTCCAGACTGACCTCACCGTCTACCTGCAGATCCGCCAGACGTGGCTGGCCTTCA TGATCGTCCTCTGCATCGTGGAAGTGGTCATTATACTCCTGCTGATTTTCCTCAGGAAGAGAATCTGTATCGCCATTGCGCTCATCAAGGAAGCCAGCAG GGCCATTGGCTATGTGATGTCATCCCTCTTCTACCCTCTCTTGACCTTTGCCCTACTTGCGGTGGTGATCGCGTACTGGGCTGTCACTGCCAT CTTCCTGTCCACTTCCAACGAGGCGGTCTATAAAGTGTTCAACGACACGGCGTGCAGTTACTCTCGGCAGACCTGCAGTCCGGAG AACTTCAGCACTTCTCTGGTCAAAGCCACGTGTCCCAGCGCCAAGTGCCTGTTTGCCTTTTACGGGGGCGAGAGTCCTTACCACAAATATCTGATCGTGCTTCAGTTCTACaacctcttcctcttcttctggTGTGCCAACTTCGTGACGGCACTGGGTCAGATGACCTTGGCTGGTGCCTTTGCCTCCTACTATTGGGCCTTCAAGAAGCCGGATGACATGCCTGCATTCCCCATATTCGCATCCTTGGGCCGAGCACTCAG GTACCACACTGGCTCTCTTGCCTTCGGTTCCCTGATCCTGGCCATCATCCAAGTGATCCGGGTTCTGCTGGAGTACCTGGACCACAAGCTGAAAG GAGCCCAGAACAGATGCGTGAAGTTTCTGCTTTGCTGCCTGAAGTGTTGCTTCTGGTGCCTGGAGAAGTTCATCAAGTTCCTCAACAGAAATGCTTATATCATG GTGGCGTTATATGGTAAAAACTTTTGCACCTCGGCGCGGGACGCTTTCTTCCTCCTGATGAGAAACGTAATCAG GGTCGCTGTGCTGGACAAAGTAACGGACTTCCTGTTGTTTTTAGGCAAGCTTCTTATTGTTGGAGCCGTGG GGATACtttctttcttcttcttctccggGAAGATAAAGGGAACTGACAATGTGGTGCCACATCTCAACTATTACTGGGTTCCCATACTG ACACTGGTCGTGGGCTCCTACCTTATTGCACATGGTTTCTTCAGCGTTTACGCCATGTGTGTGGACACActcttcctctgtttct GCGAGGACCTGGAGCGAAACGACGGCTCCGAAGAGAGGCCCTATTTCATGTCCCCGAAGCTGCGTGACATTCTCCTTGAGGGCGGGGCACCCACGGATGAGAAGGGAGAACGGGATGGACAACGAGAGGAAATGGCTTCCCGGCCCGAGCATCTAGTCAGCGGTGGTGCAACTGCAGTCACATCTGGGTCGATCGCCCCAGAGCCACGGCAGACTTGA
- the LOC111856312 gene encoding choline transporter-like protein 2 isoform X2, protein MPEEYYGKNGEPKKFDPTFRGPIHNRGCTDIICCILFILAILGYFAVGILAWSQGDPRKVIYPTDSRGQFCGQVGTPLEKKPNLFYFNIMKCASPLVLLELQCPTTQICVEKCPDRFIALMQAQKTVDMAYYKSYCVGDVDVSNMAATEILKDGLCPSMLLPSKPVTRRCFPAFGEKNGVLVVGNNTQFSDQQGTTINAVDLVNGARNATIVKEARQLAMKIFQDYTQSWYWILIGLVVAMIISLVFIVLLRFLAGVMVWVMIVMVILLIGYGIFHCYMEYASLKDQQGANITLKELGLQTDLTVYLQIRQTWLAFMIVLCIVEVVIILLLIFLRKRICIAIALIKEASRAIGYVMSSLFYPLLTFALLAVVIAYWAVTAIFLSTSNEAVYKVFNDTACSYSRQTCSPENFSTSLVKATCPSAKCLFAFYGGESPYHKYLIVLQFYNLFLFFWCANFVTALGQMTLAGAFASYYWAFKKPDDMPAFPIFASLGRALRYHTGSLAFGSLILAIIQVIRVLLEYLDHKLKGAQNRCVKFLLCCLKCCFWCLEKFIKFLNRNAYIMVALYGKNFCTSARDAFFLLMRNVIRVAVLDKVTDFLLFLGKLLIVGAVGILSFFFFSGKIKGTDNVVPHLNYYWVPILTLVVGSYLIAHGFFSVYAMCVDTLFLCFCEDLERNDGSEERPYFMSPKLRDILLEGGAPTDEKGERDGQREEMASRPEHLVSGGATAVTSGSIAPEPRQT, encoded by the exons ATGCCTGAGGAATACTATGGGAAGAACG GAGAGCCGAAGAAGTTTGATCCTACATTCAGAGGGCCCATACACAACAG GGGCTGCACTGACATCATTTGCTGCATCCTATTTATTTTGGCCATATTGGGTTATTTTGCAGTGGGAATTCTGG CATGGTCTCAGGGGGACCCCAGGAAGGTCATCTACCCCacggacagcagggggcagttcTGTGGGCAAGTTGGTACCCCTCTGGA GAAGAAACCCAATCTGTTCTACTTCAACATCATGAAATGTGCCAGCCCACTGGTTCTACTGGAGCTTCAGTGTCCAACCACACAG ATCTGTGTGGAGAAGTGTCCAGACCGCTTTATTGCTCTGATGCAAGCCCAGAAGACGGTGGATATGGCTTACTACAAATCGTACTGCGTGGGAGACGTGGATGTTTCCAATATG GCAGCGACGGAAATCCTGAAGGACGGGCTTTGTCCCTCGATGCTCCTTCCCAGCAAACCCG TGACCCGCAGGTGCTTCCCTGCTTTTGGCGAAAAGAACGGAGTCCTCGTCGTGGGCAACAACACCCAATTCAGTGACCAACAAGGGACAACCATAAATGCCGTTGACCTTGTCAATGGTGCCAG GAATGCTACAATAGTTAAAGAGGCCCGACAACTGGCCATGAAGATCTTCCAAGATTACACTCAATCCTGGTACTGGATACTCAT TGGGTTGGTGGTGGCCATGATAATCAGCCTCGTCTTCATCGTTCTCCTGCGCTTCCTGGCGGGAGTGATGGTGTGGGTTATGATCGTCATGGTCATCCTGCTCATCGGCTATG GCATCTTTCACTGCTACATGGAGTACGCCAGCCTGAAGGACCAGCAGGGAGCCAACATCACCCTTAAAGAGTTGGGCCTCCAGACTGACCTCACCGTCTACCTGCAGATCCGCCAGACGTGGCTGGCCTTCA TGATCGTCCTCTGCATCGTGGAAGTGGTCATTATACTCCTGCTGATTTTCCTCAGGAAGAGAATCTGTATCGCCATTGCGCTCATCAAGGAAGCCAGCAG GGCCATTGGCTATGTGATGTCATCCCTCTTCTACCCTCTCTTGACCTTTGCCCTACTTGCGGTGGTGATCGCGTACTGGGCTGTCACTGCCAT CTTCCTGTCCACTTCCAACGAGGCGGTCTATAAAGTGTTCAACGACACGGCGTGCAGTTACTCTCGGCAGACCTGCAGTCCGGAG AACTTCAGCACTTCTCTGGTCAAAGCCACGTGTCCCAGCGCCAAGTGCCTGTTTGCCTTTTACGGGGGCGAGAGTCCTTACCACAAATATCTGATCGTGCTTCAGTTCTACaacctcttcctcttcttctggTGTGCCAACTTCGTGACGGCACTGGGTCAGATGACCTTGGCTGGTGCCTTTGCCTCCTACTATTGGGCCTTCAAGAAGCCGGATGACATGCCTGCATTCCCCATATTCGCATCCTTGGGCCGAGCACTCAG GTACCACACTGGCTCTCTTGCCTTCGGTTCCCTGATCCTGGCCATCATCCAAGTGATCCGGGTTCTGCTGGAGTACCTGGACCACAAGCTGAAAG GAGCCCAGAACAGATGCGTGAAGTTTCTGCTTTGCTGCCTGAAGTGTTGCTTCTGGTGCCTGGAGAAGTTCATCAAGTTCCTCAACAGAAATGCTTATATCATG GTGGCGTTATATGGTAAAAACTTTTGCACCTCGGCGCGGGACGCTTTCTTCCTCCTGATGAGAAACGTAATCAG GGTCGCTGTGCTGGACAAAGTAACGGACTTCCTGTTGTTTTTAGGCAAGCTTCTTATTGTTGGAGCCGTGG GGATACtttctttcttcttcttctccggGAAGATAAAGGGAACTGACAATGTGGTGCCACATCTCAACTATTACTGGGTTCCCATACTG ACACTGGTCGTGGGCTCCTACCTTATTGCACATGGTTTCTTCAGCGTTTACGCCATGTGTGTGGACACActcttcctctgtttct GCGAGGACCTGGAGCGAAACGACGGCTCCGAAGAGAGGCCCTATTTCATGTCCCCGAAGCTGCGTGACATTCTCCTTGAGGGCGGGGCACCCACGGATGAGAAGGGAGAACGGGATGGACAACGAGAGGAAATGGCTTCCCGGCCCGAGCATCTAGTCAGCGGTGGTGCAACTGCAGTCACATCTGGGTCGATCGCCCCAGAGCCACGGCAGACTTGA